The Wansuia hejianensis genomic interval GCTGGGTGAAGAGTTGAGGGAACTGGGGATTCGTACAGAGGTGGATGCAAAGTGCTATGTATACGCAATGATACCTCCGTCGCCTGGTTGTGAGGACAGGCCGGGCATCGGGTTTATCGCCCATATGGATACAGTATCAGATTTTGCAGAGCTGGAAGTGGAGCCCCAGATTCACAAAAAATATGACGGAAAAGATCTGGTTTTGGGAGAGAGCGGAAGAGTGCTGTCTCCATCTATGTTTCCGCATCTGACAGAGATGGCGGGCAGGACACTGATTACCAGCGACGGGTCGACGATTCTGGGAGCGGACGACAAAGCGGGTATCGCGGAAATTATGTGTATGGCGGAAAAGCTGGTCAGGGAAAATATCCCCCACGGAAGAATCTGCATCGGCTTTACGCCGGATGAAGAGGTGGGAAGAGGGACTGACCATTTTGATGTCCAGCGGTTTGGCGCTGATTTTGCATATACGGTTGACGGCGGCCGTGAGGGTGAGATAGAATATGAGAATTTTAATGCGGCAGACGTGAAGCTGCATATTAAGGGCGTCAATGTGCATCCGGGTTCGGCCAAGGATACGATGGTGAATGCAGCCGCTGTGGGCTGTGAATTTCAGGCTATGCTTCCGGAACGGGAATCCCCCAGAAATACAGAAGGATACGAAGGCTTTTATCATCTGGTGAAATTTACCGGGGATGTTGCTGAGGCAGAGTTGGAATACATCATCAGAGATCATGATTGGAATAATTTCGTTGAGAAGAAGGAAAACCTCGAAAGAATTCTGCGGAGTCTGAACAGGAAATACGGACCCGGCACAGTCACGATGGAGTGGCAGGAACAATACCGCAATATGGCAGAAAAGATAAAAAAATGCCTCCATCTGATAGACACAGCAGTATCAGCAGC includes:
- the pepT gene encoding peptidase T, coding for MKVWERLLKYVRINTSSREESRNVPTSGGQFRLAELLGEELRELGIRTEVDAKCYVYAMIPPSPGCEDRPGIGFIAHMDTVSDFAELEVEPQIHKKYDGKDLVLGESGRVLSPSMFPHLTEMAGRTLITSDGSTILGADDKAGIAEIMCMAEKLVRENIPHGRICIGFTPDEEVGRGTDHFDVQRFGADFAYTVDGGREGEIEYENFNAADVKLHIKGVNVHPGSAKDTMVNAAAVGCEFQAMLPERESPRNTEGYEGFYHLVKFTGDVAEAELEYIIRDHDWNNFVEKKENLERILRSLNRKYGPGTVTMEWQEQYRNMAEKIKKCLHLIDTAVSAAETAGIVPRIQPIRGGTDGARLSYMGLPCPNLGTGGLAFHGPYEHVTVEGMELTVKLLIEIVKSYAKNG